One Sulfolobus sp. S-194 DNA segment encodes these proteins:
- the sat gene encoding sulfate adenylyltransferase, with product MTQFIGHGRVEVVERTIRNFSDFKELNKINVRRQLAHEIIGIAYGFFSPLKGFMIFNEVDSVVKEMRLPNGILWPIPLVFDVNETNGIKEDDIIGITYLGKPLAVMHVKEIFTYDKVYMAEKVYKTIDIKHPGVKRTLSYANKFIGGDIWLIKEPKFSQPYTDFWLTPRQHREMFERKGWKNIVAFQTRNVPHTGHEYLVKYAWFAANGSDKVEEPKTGILVNVVIGEKRIGDYIDEAILLTHDALSKYGYISRRVHMLSFTLWDMRYAGPREAVLHAIIRSNLGCTHHVFGRDHAGVGNYYSPYEAHEIFDTIDEKDLIIKPIFLRENYYCPKCGNIENEMLCDHKDERQGFSGSLLRSVILDEVKPTKMVMRPEVFDILMKAAKEYGFGSPFVTKEYLEKRRKIFDLSD from the coding sequence ATGACCCAATTTATAGGGCACGGAAGAGTTGAGGTAGTTGAAAGAACTATTAGGAATTTTAGTGACTTTAAGGAGTTAAATAAAATTAACGTGAGAAGGCAATTAGCTCATGAAATAATAGGAATAGCCTACGGTTTCTTCTCTCCGCTTAAAGGTTTCATGATCTTCAACGAAGTCGATTCAGTTGTTAAAGAAATGAGACTTCCAAATGGGATATTGTGGCCTATTCCACTGGTTTTTGATGTAAATGAAACAAACGGGATAAAGGAAGACGATATTATAGGAATTACGTATCTTGGAAAACCATTAGCAGTAATGCATGTTAAGGAAATATTTACTTATGACAAAGTTTACATGGCTGAGAAAGTGTATAAGACGATTGATATTAAGCATCCTGGTGTGAAAAGAACATTAAGTTATGCTAATAAATTTATAGGTGGTGATATTTGGTTAATAAAAGAGCCTAAATTTTCTCAACCTTATACGGATTTTTGGTTAACTCCAAGACAACATAGAGAGATGTTTGAAAGGAAAGGTTGGAAAAATATAGTAGCATTCCAAACCAGAAATGTACCTCATACGGGTCATGAATATTTAGTGAAATATGCTTGGTTTGCTGCAAATGGTAGTGATAAAGTTGAAGAACCAAAAACCGGGATTTTAGTTAATGTAGTAATAGGTGAAAAGAGAATAGGGGATTACATAGATGAGGCCATTCTTCTAACTCATGATGCCCTATCTAAATATGGTTACATTAGCAGGAGAGTTCATATGCTCTCATTTACCTTATGGGATATGAGATATGCGGGACCTAGAGAAGCAGTACTTCATGCTATAATTAGAAGTAACCTAGGTTGCACTCATCACGTATTTGGCAGAGATCATGCGGGAGTTGGAAACTATTACTCACCTTATGAGGCTCATGAAATTTTCGATACAATTGACGAGAAGGACCTAATTATAAAGCCAATATTCTTGAGGGAGAATTATTACTGCCCTAAGTGTGGAAATATAGAAAATGAAATGTTGTGCGACCATAAGGATGAAAGGCAAGGGTTTAGTGGAAGTTTACTAAGGAGTGTTATACTGGATGAAGTTAAGCCTACTAAGATGGTTATGAGACCGGAAGTTTTCGATATCCTAATGAAAGCTGCTAAGGAATATGGTTTTGGAAGCCCCTTTGTGACTAAAGAATATTTAGAAAAGAGGAGAAAAATATTCGATTTAAGTGATTAA
- a CDS encoding nitrite/sulfite reductase: MISSINPTFKTKPEDYSEEEKIKLITKGLTQDSLGIYNSVNDLTRDDIEKEIAQIVKSFGIYLEFNRDKMKLNGVKDWIYMVRLPIPGGGPISSDQWRILDEVANKYTISNAYTGYPQPSLKLTTRQDVQFHNVKKRDLVNAIRDIVESKFYTLNGCGDNVRNTISCPISSYYGFDVNRLARKIAEYFRLPSQLYIQVFELDPNISSEIENREFFKYSDNLLPRKFKIAIAGIIKINDRYVIDNCVEVRANDIGIVPVIEEGKIEDYQLYVGGSMGENNSYPTFSALALPIGTVSEEELIRVLDAIVRIQQEWGDRKNRYWARLKYLVYKMGVEWMREKVREYSGIELGGIKDINLSFKELHLGWIKLGNKWGYGIFIENGRVIDGKNGKIKSMIRYIIDNYYDVKLFITPNQHLIITQIDQRDEIEKIFKEFGYGFRDGKPYSKLRINSIACVGFPTCKLSFTDSERFLPSLIDELERRGFSNVSASLGISGCVAQCSRPATHPISWVGSGYELYMLKIGGSNDHLGEPLIDWEENVIYLYQVPSKRLADVTEVLLQLYEKNKDLGKDAGEVFRKLGNKKIIEYLKRHDKTRDLMKPHKFDVKIEGFREYHELLKKRLNEVIKFKQG; the protein is encoded by the coding sequence ATCATATCATCAATAAACCCCACCTTTAAAACGAAGCCCGAAGATTATAGTGAAGAGGAAAAGATTAAACTAATAACAAAAGGTTTAACACAAGATTCCTTAGGAATTTATAACTCAGTTAATGATTTAACAAGAGACGATATAGAAAAAGAAATAGCTCAAATAGTCAAAAGTTTCGGTATTTATTTAGAGTTCAATAGAGATAAGATGAAATTAAATGGAGTCAAAGATTGGATATACATGGTAAGGCTACCGATTCCCGGAGGAGGTCCTATAAGTTCTGATCAGTGGAGAATACTCGATGAAGTCGCGAACAAATATACTATTTCAAATGCATATACTGGTTATCCGCAACCTTCATTAAAATTGACCACGAGACAAGATGTTCAATTCCATAATGTTAAAAAGAGGGATCTGGTTAACGCAATAAGGGATATAGTTGAATCCAAATTCTATACCTTGAACGGATGTGGGGACAACGTAAGAAATACGATTTCCTGTCCTATATCGTCGTATTACGGTTTTGATGTAAATAGACTTGCTAGGAAAATAGCTGAGTATTTTAGACTACCGTCACAACTTTACATTCAAGTATTCGAGTTAGATCCGAATATTTCAAGCGAAATTGAAAATAGAGAATTTTTTAAGTATTCAGATAATTTATTACCTAGAAAATTCAAGATTGCAATTGCAGGAATTATTAAAATTAATGATAGATACGTTATTGATAATTGCGTAGAGGTTAGGGCTAATGATATAGGTATAGTCCCAGTAATAGAAGAAGGTAAAATAGAAGATTATCAACTATACGTTGGCGGATCGATGGGAGAAAATAATTCATATCCTACTTTCTCAGCCTTAGCATTGCCTATAGGGACTGTTAGCGAAGAAGAATTGATAAGGGTTTTAGATGCTATAGTTAGGATACAACAAGAATGGGGTGATAGAAAAAACCGGTATTGGGCTAGGTTGAAATATTTAGTATATAAGATGGGAGTAGAATGGATGAGGGAGAAAGTAAGAGAGTACTCTGGAATAGAATTAGGAGGGATTAAGGATATTAACCTTAGTTTCAAAGAGTTGCATCTAGGATGGATAAAATTAGGGAATAAATGGGGTTACGGAATCTTTATTGAAAATGGAAGAGTTATTGATGGAAAGAACGGTAAGATAAAGAGTATGATAAGATATATCATAGATAATTATTACGATGTAAAACTGTTTATAACACCTAATCAGCATTTAATAATCACCCAAATAGATCAAAGAGACGAAATTGAAAAAATATTTAAAGAATTCGGTTACGGATTCAGAGACGGAAAGCCATATTCTAAACTGAGAATTAATTCTATAGCTTGTGTAGGATTCCCTACTTGCAAGTTATCGTTTACTGACTCCGAGAGATTCCTTCCATCACTTATTGATGAGTTAGAGAGAAGAGGTTTTTCTAACGTTTCAGCATCTCTAGGTATTTCTGGTTGTGTGGCACAATGCTCCAGACCCGCTACTCATCCCATTAGTTGGGTAGGTAGTGGATATGAGCTTTACATGTTAAAGATAGGAGGTTCCAATGACCACTTAGGAGAACCCTTAATAGACTGGGAGGAGAACGTAATTTACTTATATCAAGTACCTTCTAAAAGATTAGCTGATGTTACTGAGGTATTACTACAGCTTTATGAGAAGAATAAGGACTTAGGAAAAGATGCAGGAGAAGTATTTAGAAAATTGGGCAATAAGAAGATAATTGAATATTTGAAAAGGCATGATAAGACTAGAGATTTAATGAAGCCACACAAATTTGATGTAAAAATAGAGGGATTTAGGGAATATCACGAATTACTAAAGAAGAGATTAAATGAGGTGATAAAATTTAAACAAGGGTAA
- a CDS encoding phosphoadenylyl-sulfate reductase, protein MISREELEKLNSYFEEKEPIEILKWGIEKFQPKIILACSLQAEDLVILDMLSKIVKRPKVFIIDTGRLHQETYDLIEQITNIYNIDLSIYFPDYKEVEEMVKKHGINLFYKSIELRKLCCEIRKVRPLKRALEGMNAWITGLRREQNFTRSKIRKIEIDEINGGIVKLNPLADWIWEQVWEYINKNNVPYNKLYDKGYKSIGCVPCTIPTKPWEHPRAGRWWWEQSGDKECGLHYREVK, encoded by the coding sequence ATGATAAGCAGAGAAGAACTCGAAAAGCTCAATAGTTACTTCGAAGAGAAAGAACCAATAGAAATCTTAAAATGGGGTATAGAAAAGTTTCAGCCTAAAATAATCTTAGCATGCAGTCTTCAAGCAGAAGATTTAGTAATATTAGACATGCTTAGTAAAATAGTGAAAAGGCCGAAGGTTTTCATAATAGATACCGGAAGATTACATCAAGAAACTTATGATTTAATAGAACAGATTACAAACATATATAATATAGATTTATCAATATACTTCCCAGATTATAAAGAGGTAGAAGAAATGGTCAAAAAACATGGAATAAACTTATTTTATAAAAGTATTGAGCTCAGAAAATTATGTTGTGAAATTAGAAAAGTAAGGCCTTTAAAGAGAGCTTTGGAGGGGATGAATGCATGGATAACTGGGCTAAGGAGAGAACAAAATTTCACTAGAAGTAAAATAAGGAAAATTGAAATTGATGAAATCAATGGGGGAATAGTAAAACTAAATCCTTTAGCGGATTGGATTTGGGAACAAGTATGGGAATATATAAATAAAAATAATGTTCCTTATAATAAGCTCTACGATAAAGGGTATAAGAGTATAGGATGTGTACCATGTACGATACCGACGAAGCCTTGGGAACATCCTAGGGCAGGTAGATGGTGGTGGGAACAAAGTGGAGACAAAGAATGTGGATTGCATTATAGGGAGGTGAAGTAA